From one Salvelinus sp. IW2-2015 linkage group LG11, ASM291031v2, whole genome shotgun sequence genomic stretch:
- the LOC111970197 gene encoding LOW QUALITY PROTEIN: microspherule protein 1-like (The sequence of the model RefSeq protein was modified relative to this genomic sequence to represent the inferred CDS: substituted 2 bases at 2 genomic stop codons), whose protein sequence is MRQLHPEAIAAIQSKALFSQAEEVLLAKILSSSQPKLEVFQELLSXHPSVFYPSRTPKSLLVHWQLLKQYYLLEDQSVQPLPKGNQVLNFSDAEQLVDDAXLKESRDEVLEHELMISDRHQKKDIRQLEQELPCWQVLVDSITGMNSPDFDNQTLAALRGRMVRYLMRSREITLGRATKDKQIDVDLSLEGPAWKISRKQGVIKLKNNGDFFIANEGRRPIYIDGRPVLSGYKWKLNNNSVWMIAGLRFVFLINQELISLIKAEAAKMNQQ, encoded by the exons ATGCGACAGCTTCATCCGGAGGCCATTGCTGCGATCCAGAGCAAAGCGCTCTTCAGTCAGGCTGAGGAGGTTCTGCTGGCTAAGATTCTTTCA AGCAGTCAGCCCAAGCTGGAGGTGTTCCAGGAGCTGCTGAGTTAGCATCCCAGTGTGTTCTATCCCTCCCGCACTCCCAAGAGCCTGCTGGTGCACTGGCAGCTACTCAAACAGTACTACCTGCTGGAGGACCAGAGTG ttcaacctctccctaaagGCAACCAAGTTCTCAACTTCTCTGATGCTGAGCAGCTGGTGGATGATGCTTAGCTAAA GGAGAGCAGGGATGAGGTGCTGGAGCATG AGCTGATGATCTCTGACCGCCATCAGAAGAAAGATATAAGACAGCTGGAACAGGAGCTACCATGCTGGCAGGTCCTGGTGGACAGCATCACAG GGATGAACTCTCCAGACTTTGACAACCAGACACTGGCAGCGCTGAGAGGCCGGATGGTTCGCTACCTTATGAGGTCACGAGAG ATCACCCTGGGCAGAGCCACCAAGGACAAGCAGATCGATGTAGATCTGTCTCTGGAAGGACCTGCCTGGAAGATCTCCAGGAAACAAG GGGTCATTAAACTGAAGAACAACGGAGACTTCTTCATAGCCAACGAAGGCCGCAGGCCCATCTACATAGACGGCAGACCAGTCTTGTCTGGCTACAAGTGGAAACTCAACAACAACTCTGTGTGGATG ATTGCCGGTCTTCGTTTTGTATTCCTGATCAACCAGGAGCTGATCTCACTCATCAAGGCAGAAGCAGCTAAGATGAAccagcagtga